One window from the genome of Rufibacter tibetensis encodes:
- the folE gene encoding GTP cyclohydrolase I FolE has translation MDRRDWNEEDPEEEHLAGSLDTPLRPDAFDLTDEQKIEGIAHHFREIMQILGLDLEDDSLKGTPKRVAKMYVKEIFDGLNPENRPTARLFENKYGYRQMLVERDITLYSSCEHHFVPIIGKAHVAYIPSEHVIGLSKLNRIVQYFGRRPQVQERLTRQIAQELRDVLKSKNVAVLIEADHLCVMSRGVNDVSSSTITSEYSGLFEQDTYRLEFLQAIRHNK, from the coding sequence ATGGATAGAAGGGATTGGAACGAGGAAGATCCCGAAGAAGAGCACTTGGCTGGTTCTTTAGACACGCCTCTGCGCCCAGATGCGTTTGACCTCACAGACGAACAAAAGATTGAAGGCATTGCCCACCATTTCAGGGAGATCATGCAGATTCTAGGCCTGGACCTGGAAGACGACAGCCTGAAAGGTACACCTAAGAGGGTAGCCAAAATGTACGTGAAAGAAATCTTTGACGGACTTAACCCCGAGAACCGCCCTACCGCCCGTCTTTTTGAAAACAAGTATGGCTACCGCCAGATGCTGGTAGAGCGTGACATTACCCTTTACTCCAGCTGCGAGCACCATTTTGTGCCTATTATTGGCAAGGCGCACGTAGCCTATATTCCCAGTGAGCACGTTATTGGCTTGTCTAAACTGAACCGCATTGTGCAGTATTTTGGCCGTCGGCCGCAGGTGCAGGAGCGCCTTACCCGCCAGATTGCCCAGGAACTGCGTGATGTGCTCAAGTCTAAAAACGTAGCTGTACTCATTGAAGCCGATCACCTGTGCGTGATGAGCCGCGGCGTGAATGATGTAAGCAGCAGCACCATCACCTCTGAGTACTCTGGTTTGTTTGAGCAGGACACGTACCGCCTGGAATTTCTACAAGCCATACGGCACAACAAATAG
- a CDS encoding M1 family metallopeptidase, giving the protein MMRYRLLLPLLLLLPFLSFAQQPYWQQEVNYKIDVTLDDVQHTLTATEQIEYVNHSPETLTFLYFHLWPNAYKGRNTAFAKQQLLNGESKFHFAPKEARGSVSGLDFKIDGQNVKWELDAQNPDIARLTLNQPLAPGGRITISTPFQVKLPDSFSRLGHVGQSYQISQWYPKPAVFDHKGWHPMPYLDQGEFYSEFGSFDVRITLPANYTIGATGELQNPEEQARLDNLAQVTAAKKEFNAEDLAFPASASTTKTLHYRQDRIHDFAWFADKRFNVLKSQVTLPYSKRTVTTWLLFTNREAQKWVKSVADINDAVYSYSLWLGDYPYSHATAVDAALSAGAGMEYPMVTVTEPEAIIHEVGHNWFYGILASNERAHPWLDEGINSYYEFRTKARRNPYAGMVSSEVNKNAFGKFFGVDDLPPAAIDNPAYLSAASRGLDQPVTAPSTQFRTLNYGTMVYLKTAQLFQYLEKYLGTARFDSAMHTYYRQWQFKHPYPEDLQATLEKSTGESLGWFFQELLPSTIIPDAHLDKVTTSGNSTQVVVQQQGKLALPVQVAALDKEGKILESHWTKPGEREQTVTFETQNIDRVVLDPEYLFPELDRRDNQHRLGRLFPKSEPLHLQRLLGVERIDQKQLFWAPAPGYNTYDGFQLGAAFYNSLLTEHKLNYVVLPMYAFKSSRLTGLADVRFKIPAQGFLRKVEVGVQAQRFASFHTVTPSLTFHNRLTNPGVARQQLSLAWHFVQDDLTPDYQAPRLAYRLTTKNAVSGTQVDFDATMFQYRIIPSAPDILTDERTTTFRPLRFRLSIENWQQYRSGKEVRARAFVGFLANNNQYNGPFVLGMAGSPDYLRQTPFFNRTELYTSLGGITSIRQTDRQDGGFRNPVQMVSREWMAALNLTADLPVTPLAVYLDLGMVQVQNRLQYGTGLQWSFFRDAVQIYFPVAGNNYDSGLPKSFKDFRNNIRYSLDLQKLNPFRLLDELQ; this is encoded by the coding sequence ATGATGCGCTACCGGCTTTTACTTCCGCTATTGCTTTTGCTTCCGTTTCTCTCTTTTGCCCAACAACCGTACTGGCAACAGGAGGTGAACTATAAAATTGATGTGACGCTGGATGATGTTCAGCACACGCTCACCGCCACGGAGCAGATTGAATACGTGAACCACTCGCCGGAGACGCTGACGTTTCTGTACTTCCACCTATGGCCCAATGCCTACAAAGGTCGTAACACCGCCTTCGCGAAGCAGCAACTTCTGAATGGGGAAAGCAAATTCCATTTCGCCCCGAAAGAAGCGCGTGGCTCCGTTTCAGGCCTGGATTTCAAAATAGATGGCCAAAACGTAAAATGGGAACTGGATGCGCAAAACCCCGACATTGCCAGGTTGACGTTAAACCAGCCGTTGGCTCCGGGCGGGCGCATCACCATCAGCACGCCGTTTCAGGTAAAGTTACCCGATTCTTTTTCGCGGCTAGGGCACGTAGGGCAATCTTACCAGATCTCGCAGTGGTACCCTAAACCAGCTGTATTTGACCACAAAGGCTGGCACCCCATGCCGTACCTGGACCAAGGCGAATTTTACTCCGAGTTCGGATCCTTTGATGTGCGCATCACCTTGCCAGCCAACTACACCATAGGCGCTACCGGCGAATTGCAGAACCCCGAGGAACAAGCCCGTTTAGACAACCTGGCGCAGGTTACGGCTGCCAAAAAGGAATTCAATGCAGAGGATCTGGCGTTCCCGGCCTCGGCAAGCACTACTAAAACGCTGCATTACCGGCAAGACCGCATCCATGATTTCGCGTGGTTCGCAGACAAACGGTTCAATGTATTGAAAAGCCAGGTCACGTTGCCGTATTCCAAACGCACCGTGACCACGTGGCTTTTGTTCACCAACCGTGAGGCCCAGAAATGGGTCAAGAGCGTGGCTGATATAAATGATGCGGTGTATTCGTATTCCCTGTGGCTGGGCGATTATCCGTACTCCCACGCTACGGCTGTAGACGCCGCCTTGAGTGCCGGCGCAGGCATGGAATACCCGATGGTGACGGTCACGGAGCCCGAAGCCATCATCCACGAGGTGGGGCACAACTGGTTTTATGGGATTCTGGCCAGCAACGAGCGCGCGCACCCCTGGCTGGACGAGGGTATTAATTCCTATTATGAATTCAGGACCAAAGCCCGCCGCAATCCCTATGCGGGCATGGTCTCAAGCGAGGTGAACAAGAACGCCTTCGGGAAGTTCTTCGGGGTAGATGACCTGCCCCCGGCCGCTATTGATAACCCAGCCTATTTATCGGCGGCCAGCCGAGGTCTGGACCAACCCGTCACTGCCCCGTCTACTCAGTTCAGGACGCTTAATTACGGAACCATGGTCTACCTGAAAACGGCCCAGCTGTTCCAGTACCTGGAGAAGTACCTGGGTACCGCCCGCTTTGACAGCGCCATGCACACCTATTACCGCCAGTGGCAGTTTAAACACCCTTACCCCGAAGACCTGCAAGCTACCTTGGAGAAATCCACGGGAGAGTCGCTGGGTTGGTTTTTTCAGGAACTGCTTCCTTCCACTATCATACCAGATGCACATTTAGATAAAGTTACTACCTCTGGTAACTCTACTCAAGTGGTAGTGCAACAACAAGGCAAACTGGCGTTGCCCGTACAGGTAGCTGCTTTAGACAAGGAAGGAAAAATTCTGGAATCGCACTGGACCAAACCGGGCGAACGAGAGCAAACTGTCACGTTTGAGACCCAAAATATTGACCGAGTCGTACTGGATCCAGAGTACCTTTTCCCGGAACTGGACCGCCGCGACAACCAGCACCGTTTAGGGCGCCTTTTCCCGAAAAGCGAGCCATTGCACCTGCAAAGACTGCTGGGCGTGGAGCGAATTGATCAGAAGCAGCTTTTCTGGGCACCTGCCCCGGGCTACAACACCTATGACGGATTCCAATTAGGTGCGGCCTTTTACAACTCACTTCTCACAGAGCACAAACTCAACTATGTGGTCCTGCCCATGTACGCCTTCAAGAGCAGCCGTCTCACGGGCCTGGCAGATGTACGCTTCAAGATTCCGGCACAAGGCTTTCTGCGCAAGGTAGAGGTTGGCGTACAGGCACAGCGGTTCGCCTCGTTTCATACAGTTACTCCCAGCCTGACTTTCCATAATCGGCTTACAAACCCAGGCGTTGCCCGGCAACAGCTGTCGTTGGCCTGGCACTTTGTGCAGGACGACCTTACCCCAGATTATCAGGCTCCCCGGCTTGCTTACAGGTTAACTACTAAAAACGCGGTAAGCGGCACCCAGGTAGATTTTGATGCGACTATGTTCCAGTACCGCATCATTCCTTCCGCCCCGGATATTTTGACAGATGAACGTACCACCACTTTTCGTCCGCTCCGGTTCAGGCTTTCAATTGAAAACTGGCAACAGTACCGCTCAGGAAAAGAAGTAAGGGCAAGGGCTTTTGTAGGGTTCCTGGCGAACAATAATCAATATAATGGTCCCTTTGTACTGGGCATGGCGGGCAGCCCTGATTACCTGCGGCAGACGCCCTTCTTCAACCGAACCGAACTATACACCTCACTCGGAGGGATCACGTCTATCCGGCAGACTGACCGGCAGGATGGTGGGTTCCGTAACCCCGTGCAGATGGTGAGCCGTGAGTGGATGGCGGCTCTTAACCTCACCGCAGACTTGCCGGTGACACCTTTGGCCGTGTACCTGGACCTGGGCATGGTGCAGGTACAAAACAGATTGCAGTACGGCACCGGTCTGCAATGGAGCTTCTTCCGGGATGCAGTCCAAATCTACTTTCCGGTGGCCGGAAACAACTACGACTCAGGCCTCCCAAAAAGCTTCAAAGACTTCAGAAACAACATCCGGTACTCTCTAGATCTGCAAAAGCTGAACCCATTCAGGTTACTGGATGAATTACAATAA
- a CDS encoding 6-pyruvoyl trahydropterin synthase family protein — protein sequence MNVTVCRKENFNAAHRLHNPNWTNEQNQSVFGKCNNPNYHGHNYNLIVKLTGPINEDTGYVFDMKKLSLLIKAEILDKFDHKNLNLDTEEFQHLNPTAENIAVVIWQRLRPHLPENLALSLTLFETERNFVEYHG from the coding sequence ATGAATGTTACTGTCTGCCGAAAAGAGAATTTTAACGCTGCCCACCGGCTCCATAATCCTAACTGGACTAATGAGCAGAATCAGAGCGTCTTCGGGAAGTGCAATAATCCCAATTATCATGGGCATAATTACAACCTGATTGTAAAACTCACGGGCCCCATTAATGAGGACACCGGCTATGTCTTTGACATGAAAAAGCTGAGTCTTCTGATAAAAGCAGAAATTTTAGATAAATTTGACCACAAAAACCTGAATTTGGACACCGAAGAGTTTCAACATCTAAACCCCACCGCTGAGAATATTGCCGTGGTGATCTGGCAGCGTTTACGCCCCCACCTTCCAGAGAACCTTGCGTTGTCCCTTACTTTATTTGAAACCGAAAGAAATTTTGTTGAATACCATGGATAG
- a CDS encoding bestrophin family protein yields the protein MIIRQRENWFKMLFVWKGSVLPAILPRLGLLLLISIGVVFVQGRLFEYKIPLNPAAFTLLGVALAIFLGFRNNASYERFWEGRKLWGSLLIDTRSLTRQALTMTGLPANSPEVLSFVRLLIAFTYALKHQLRQSDPFLDFQRLLPHELVQKLEKARFKPILLLKEMGVWVQAGKEAGRIDSITQAAIDHNLNQLSGIVGGCERIVSTPIPYTYNVLLHRTVYLYCFLLPFGLVDSIGWMTPIMVVFVGYTFMALESIVTEIEEPFGTEPNDLALNAISQTIEASLLEMAGQEVPKALKPKKKFILD from the coding sequence ATGATCATAAGACAAAGAGAAAATTGGTTTAAGATGCTCTTCGTGTGGAAGGGCTCCGTGTTGCCGGCTATTCTGCCCCGGTTGGGGCTTTTGCTGCTGATCTCAATAGGGGTGGTGTTTGTGCAAGGCCGCCTGTTTGAATACAAGATTCCGTTGAACCCAGCGGCGTTCACCTTGTTGGGTGTGGCATTGGCCATTTTCTTAGGATTCCGGAACAACGCCAGTTATGAGCGTTTCTGGGAAGGCCGAAAACTCTGGGGCTCCCTGCTGATTGACACCCGCTCACTTACCCGGCAGGCATTAACCATGACCGGCCTTCCCGCCAATTCCCCGGAAGTGCTTTCCTTTGTACGCCTGCTTATTGCCTTCACGTACGCGCTCAAGCACCAACTCCGTCAGTCTGACCCTTTCCTTGATTTTCAGCGTCTGCTACCCCATGAGTTAGTGCAGAAGCTGGAGAAAGCCCGGTTCAAGCCAATTCTGCTGCTCAAGGAAATGGGCGTATGGGTGCAGGCCGGGAAAGAGGCAGGCCGCATAGATTCCATTACCCAAGCCGCCATTGACCATAACCTAAACCAACTCTCGGGCATTGTGGGTGGCTGCGAACGCATAGTCAGCACACCCATTCCGTATACGTACAATGTGCTGCTGCACCGTACCGTATACTTGTACTGTTTCTTATTGCCATTTGGCTTGGTGGACAGCATCGGCTGGATGACGCCCATCATGGTGGTCTTTGTGGGCTACACCTTCATGGCGCTGGAATCTATTGTGACCGAGATAGAAGAACCCTTTGGTACCGAGCCGAACGACCTGGCCTTGAATGCCATCAGCCAGACCATAGAAGCCTCTCTACTGGAAATGGCCGGTCAGGAAGTACCGAAAGCTCTGAAGCCTAAAAAGAAGTTTATTCTGGATTAA
- a CDS encoding inorganic diphosphatase, protein MRSVLQLKWQLPLLLLALFCLSCKPNYLELPAISETKHWQAVVETPSGSTLPQVYNAQEKKFVAELEAGQPRKLEFLPYPGNEGFIPSTLVDSVTGRPAAPLPVLVLCNQKEPGTVLEILPVGVLILETGGELRHIVISVPAKPSEQTISPNSYSDFSARYPAVKSILEQWYLNVNARQPTRLSAWKDEAFADQLIQKWVK, encoded by the coding sequence ATGCGTTCTGTTCTTCAACTAAAATGGCAGCTTCCTTTGTTGCTCCTGGCCCTATTCTGCCTAAGCTGTAAACCCAATTATTTAGAATTACCGGCCATCTCAGAAACCAAGCACTGGCAGGCGGTAGTGGAAACACCCTCTGGGTCAACGCTGCCCCAGGTGTACAATGCACAGGAGAAAAAATTTGTAGCGGAGCTAGAAGCTGGGCAACCGCGCAAGCTGGAGTTTTTGCCTTACCCGGGAAACGAAGGCTTCATTCCGTCCACCCTGGTAGATTCGGTGACCGGAAGACCTGCCGCGCCTTTGCCGGTGTTGGTGCTTTGCAACCAGAAAGAGCCCGGTACCGTGCTGGAGATTTTGCCCGTAGGCGTGCTCATTCTGGAAACAGGCGGCGAACTGCGGCATATTGTGATCAGTGTGCCCGCCAAACCCAGCGAGCAAACCATTTCACCTAATTCCTACAGTGATTTTTCGGCACGCTACCCGGCCGTGAAAAGCATTTTGGAGCAATGGTACCTGAACGTCAATGCCCGTCAGCCCACCCGTTTGTCGGCCTGGAAAGATGAGGCTTTCGCTGATCAGCTGATTCAGAAGTGGGTGAAGTAG
- a CDS encoding Cof-type HAD-IIB family hydrolase — MTIRAICTDIDGTLLNSDRELSQRTIDTVQRLDKNLPFIMASARQPSAVRHLQEQLGILHHPMICFNGGYVLLYDDSTQEPQVLDTVQIPASVCMEIAELAQGTSINVSLYQNDNWHAPQEDQWTEREIRHTKVTPTISSTQEVLQKWQAASTGAHKVMCMGAAEEIQKLWEALEPRFGKQLHIYRSNDRYLEIAPKTISKATALELLLKKHYDFGMESVMAFGDNYNDVEMLGAVGLGIAVGNARDEAKAAAKEVTAPSIEDGVAIAIEKHFLS, encoded by the coding sequence ATGACCATCCGCGCCATTTGCACCGATATTGACGGAACACTGCTCAACAGTGACCGCGAGCTTTCCCAAAGAACCATTGACACCGTTCAACGCCTGGACAAAAACCTTCCTTTCATCATGGCCTCAGCCCGGCAACCCAGTGCCGTACGCCACCTGCAGGAACAGTTAGGCATTCTGCACCATCCCATGATCTGTTTCAACGGCGGGTACGTGCTGCTGTACGATGACTCCACCCAGGAACCGCAGGTGCTGGACACCGTGCAGATTCCGGCCTCTGTTTGTATGGAGATTGCAGAGTTAGCCCAGGGCACCAGCATCAACGTGAGTTTGTACCAGAACGATAACTGGCACGCGCCGCAGGAAGACCAATGGACCGAGCGAGAAATCCGCCACACCAAGGTAACGCCTACCATTTCCTCCACGCAGGAAGTCTTGCAGAAGTGGCAGGCCGCTTCTACCGGAGCGCACAAAGTGATGTGCATGGGCGCTGCCGAGGAAATTCAGAAACTATGGGAAGCCTTAGAGCCGAGGTTCGGGAAGCAGTTGCACATATACCGGTCCAACGATCGCTACCTGGAAATCGCCCCTAAGACTATTTCCAAGGCCACCGCTTTAGAGCTGCTTTTGAAAAAACACTATGATTTCGGGATGGAGTCAGTGATGGCCTTTGGTGACAATTACAACGATGTGGAAATGCTAGGCGCCGTAGGCCTGGGCATTGCCGTTGGCAACGCCCGTGATGAGGCCAAAGCGGCCGCTAAAGAAGTTACCGCGCCCAGCATTGAGGACGGCGTAGCCATCGCCATTGAAAAACATTTCCTGTCATAG
- the pgi gene encoding glucose-6-phosphate isomerase, which produces MFPSINPTTTQAWEKLTQHYAQIKDSHLKEAFAQDPQRFEKFSVTFENILLDYSKNRITPETQQLLISLAEECGLKEAIEAMFAGEIINFTEGRSVLHVALRNQSNTPVLVDGKDVMPEVNRVLAQVETFSNAVINGDWKGYTGKSIDTIVNIGIGGSDLGPVMVTEALKSYQKPNITTYFVSNVDATHIAETLKKINPETTLFMIASKTFTTQETMTNALSARSWFLENAKDEEHIKKHFVALSTNAKAVAEFGIDTQNMFEFWDWVGGRYSLWSAIGLSIACTVGYENFRELLAGAHAMDTHFREAPFEQNLPVILALLGIWYNNFFDAQSHALLPYDQYMHRFAAYFQQGDMESNGKYVDRNGQKVNYQTGPIIWGEPGTNGQHAFYQLIHQGTKLIPCDFLAPAISHNPLGDHHPKLMANFFAQTEALMNGKTEAEVVAEMQKAGTSEEEINTLKAFKVFEGNRPTNSILFKQLDPRTLGSLLAMYEHKIFVQGVIWNVYSFDQWGVELGKQLAKQILPELTSSEEVTSHDSSTNGLIKQFKAFRQEA; this is translated from the coding sequence ATGTTTCCATCTATAAACCCCACCACTACCCAAGCCTGGGAGAAACTAACGCAACATTACGCGCAAATCAAAGACAGTCACCTGAAAGAGGCGTTCGCGCAAGACCCGCAAAGGTTTGAGAAGTTCAGTGTCACGTTTGAGAACATTTTGCTGGATTACTCCAAAAACAGAATCACCCCTGAGACCCAGCAGCTTTTAATTTCCCTGGCGGAGGAATGTGGTTTAAAAGAGGCCATTGAGGCCATGTTTGCTGGTGAGATCATCAACTTCACCGAGGGACGGTCGGTGTTGCACGTGGCCTTGCGGAACCAGTCCAACACGCCGGTGCTGGTAGATGGGAAAGATGTGATGCCTGAGGTAAACCGGGTTCTGGCGCAGGTGGAGACGTTCTCCAACGCTGTGATCAACGGTGATTGGAAAGGTTACACCGGCAAGTCCATTGACACCATCGTGAATATTGGCATTGGCGGTTCTGACTTAGGTCCAGTGATGGTAACTGAAGCCTTGAAGTCTTACCAAAAACCGAATATCACCACGTACTTCGTCTCCAACGTAGACGCTACGCACATTGCCGAGACGCTGAAAAAAATCAACCCGGAGACCACGCTCTTCATGATTGCGTCCAAGACGTTCACCACCCAGGAAACCATGACCAACGCCCTGAGCGCGCGCAGCTGGTTTCTGGAGAACGCCAAAGACGAAGAGCACATCAAGAAACACTTCGTGGCCTTGTCTACCAACGCCAAAGCCGTGGCCGAGTTCGGGATTGACACTCAGAACATGTTTGAGTTTTGGGACTGGGTAGGCGGACGTTACTCATTATGGTCAGCGATTGGCTTGTCTATTGCCTGCACCGTAGGTTACGAGAACTTCCGGGAGCTTCTGGCTGGGGCACACGCCATGGACACGCACTTCCGCGAAGCGCCTTTTGAACAGAACCTGCCGGTGATTCTGGCTTTGCTGGGCATCTGGTACAACAACTTCTTTGACGCCCAGAGTCACGCGCTGTTGCCGTATGACCAATATATGCATCGTTTCGCGGCCTATTTCCAGCAAGGCGATATGGAAAGCAACGGCAAGTACGTAGACCGCAACGGCCAGAAAGTAAATTACCAGACGGGTCCTATCATCTGGGGAGAGCCGGGGACTAACGGCCAACACGCGTTCTACCAGCTTATTCACCAGGGCACCAAACTAATTCCTTGCGATTTCCTGGCTCCGGCCATCAGCCATAATCCACTAGGCGACCATCATCCGAAACTCATGGCCAACTTCTTCGCTCAAACGGAGGCCTTGATGAACGGCAAAACTGAGGCTGAAGTGGTAGCCGAAATGCAGAAAGCAGGCACTTCAGAAGAAGAAATAAACACTCTTAAAGCATTCAAGGTCTTTGAAGGAAACCGTCCTACCAACTCAATCCTGTTCAAGCAACTGGACCCGAGAACACTGGGCAGCCTGCTGGCCATGTACGAGCACAAGATCTTCGTGCAAGGTGTGATCTGGAACGTCTACAGCTTTGACCAATGGGGCGTGGAATTAGGAAAGCAATTGGCGAAGCAAATTTTACCTGAACTGACTTCTTCCGAGGAAGTAACCTCACACGACTCTTCTACTAATGGTTTGATTAAGCAGTTTAAAGCTTTCAGACAAGAAGCATAA
- a CDS encoding TPM domain-containing protein, which produces MRCQKAILFLLIILSYISSSCTTQETESQNQSIELASSDSKARKFPKPIGYINDFENVFTDEQEQELTKLLTGYNQETTNAIAVITVSSIEPYSDFDQYALEISEEWGVGEKGKDNGLTILFSKKLQRIRISTGLGTERILTNEVCQRIIDHTIVPKLKEGKFFEGISSGLVELIEQWKQTDNHVTI; this is translated from the coding sequence ATGAGATGCCAAAAAGCCATTCTTTTCCTGTTGATTATCTTAAGTTATATCTCTTCTAGCTGTACCACGCAGGAAACCGAATCTCAAAATCAATCCATTGAACTTGCTTCCTCAGATTCAAAAGCAAGAAAATTCCCCAAGCCCATTGGATATATAAATGATTTTGAAAATGTGTTTACAGATGAGCAGGAACAAGAGCTCACCAAGCTACTGACAGGTTATAACCAAGAAACTACAAATGCAATAGCAGTTATTACGGTAAGCTCCATTGAGCCTTACTCAGATTTTGACCAGTATGCATTAGAAATATCAGAAGAATGGGGAGTAGGCGAAAAAGGGAAAGATAATGGACTGACAATTCTTTTCAGCAAGAAACTACAGAGAATTAGGATCTCTACCGGACTTGGGACCGAAAGGATACTTACAAATGAGGTATGTCAAAGAATAATAGACCATACAATTGTGCCTAAACTAAAGGAAGGTAAATTTTTTGAAGGTATTTCATCTGGCTTGGTGGAACTAATAGAACAATGGAAACAAACAGATAATCACGTTACCATATAA
- a CDS encoding pirin family protein, protein MRSIKKIHKAEYSPIADLVTYSPLPSRSLQQIDPFLFLNHHGHQVYKPNNRGLPFGPHPHRGMETVTFILEGDIMHKDSGGHESVITGGGVQWMTAGRGLIHAEVSSSDFKKTGGPLEILQLWVNLPAKHKMTEPRYEGLQKDSIPTFTLDEGKVTVNMVSGSWDGHTGAFETLSDIVLSTVYFQPGGNLNVQVPAERNIFFYIIKGTLRVNGQEVPFRNLVEFNNDAPELTVEASEDSILLFGHAVPFNEPVVAQGPFVMNTQAEIHQAYADYQQGKFGSWNH, encoded by the coding sequence ATGAGAAGCATCAAGAAAATACATAAAGCCGAGTACTCCCCTATTGCTGACCTGGTCACCTACTCGCCGTTGCCCTCGCGCAGCTTGCAGCAGATAGACCCGTTCCTGTTTCTGAACCACCACGGGCACCAGGTGTACAAGCCCAATAACCGTGGCCTGCCGTTCGGACCGCACCCGCACCGGGGCATGGAAACCGTTACCTTCATTCTGGAGGGCGACATCATGCACAAAGACTCGGGCGGACACGAAAGCGTAATTACCGGCGGTGGCGTGCAGTGGATGACGGCTGGCCGGGGTTTGATTCATGCCGAGGTCTCCTCCTCTGACTTCAAGAAAACCGGTGGTCCATTAGAAATTCTGCAACTGTGGGTGAATCTGCCGGCCAAACATAAAATGACCGAGCCTCGCTACGAAGGTTTGCAGAAAGACAGCATTCCCACGTTCACCCTGGATGAAGGCAAAGTAACCGTAAACATGGTGTCCGGCTCCTGGGATGGACACACCGGCGCATTTGAAACGCTATCAGACATTGTGCTCAGCACCGTCTATTTCCAACCCGGCGGAAACCTAAACGTGCAGGTGCCCGCTGAGCGGAACATCTTCTTTTACATCATCAAAGGTACCCTTAGGGTAAATGGGCAGGAAGTGCCGTTCAGAAATCTGGTGGAGTTTAACAATGATGCCCCTGAGCTAACGGTAGAGGCCTCTGAAGACAGCATTCTGTTGTTCGGGCATGCGGTGCCATTCAACGAACCCGTGGTAGCGCAAGGTCCTTTCGTGATGAACACCCAAGCCGAAATCCACCAGGCCTACGCTGATTACCAGCAGGGCAAATTCGGTTCCTGGAACCACTAA
- a CDS encoding DUF1905 domain-containing protein: MTSIQFNTHIGKLEYLMGTHYIEVPQEIVQQLGGKFKVRLLCTVNNTLTYQCGIVALGQGRGYITLTKQRLMQLGLQEGNSVSVSLEKDDSPYGTVVPEELSELFLQDDAGKARFDQLKPGMQRYIIQHVGAVKSSQLRIDRSITLIENLKRLKPGQETFREILGMDKREL, encoded by the coding sequence ATGACTTCCATTCAATTTAACACTCACATAGGTAAGTTAGAGTACCTGATGGGCACGCACTATATTGAGGTGCCGCAGGAGATTGTGCAGCAGTTAGGCGGTAAGTTCAAGGTGCGGCTGTTGTGCACCGTCAATAACACTTTGACCTACCAGTGCGGCATTGTGGCCCTAGGCCAGGGCCGGGGCTACATCACGCTCACCAAACAGCGCCTAATGCAACTAGGGCTGCAAGAAGGAAACTCCGTTTCAGTTTCGCTTGAGAAAGACGATAGTCCATATGGAACCGTTGTTCCTGAGGAATTGTCTGAATTGTTCCTGCAAGACGATGCCGGGAAAGCCCGTTTTGACCAACTCAAACCAGGCATGCAGCGCTACATCATTCAGCACGTAGGGGCGGTCAAAAGCTCCCAACTCCGCATTGACCGTTCCATTACTCTTATTGAAAACCTGAAACGCCTGAAACCCGGGCAGGAAACTTTCCGGGAGATTCTGGGAATGGACAAGCGTGAACTGTAA